A window of the Henckelia pumila isolate YLH828 chromosome 3, ASM3356847v2, whole genome shotgun sequence genome harbors these coding sequences:
- the LOC140886980 gene encoding uncharacterized protein isoform X4 produces the protein MEYEKNDHIAVEKLSGPSAAINISGDEISLVIKDLLGSSDKFLRCKALDRYRSIGEEFYQESCNLNEKIKCFETNIKRRFFCVTPIGDDQINNWHLYLDFVEKQENLDWAVRLYERCLISCANYPEFWMRYVDFLESKGGRELAISALDRATNFFLKNVPDIHLFSARFKEHLGDVNGARASLQQCDAKTDSCFFEKVVTEANMERRLGNLAKASTAYEEALKTAKEKQKSHVLPRLYSHYSRFTFMITGSADAARNILINGVKQLPNCRFLFEELINFAMTHEGSSQVSVIESIISDAISPGSDEYHGLNAKDREVISCLFLEFVNLCGTVHDVMKAWNRHISLFPQFLRSEPYKHFASGSFLLNMDQLQVEQDPVNRETDPTQVMETLSPKKDYHNGKETAVSVYTKVIIPSDKDVSQGNESMDGLLCQSREEGKGPVDVSEKLALSNENVLISHDSVHDFSCHSTVEKPGPMIVSAEIIDQSAKQALTTCELANEFGKSSKTTDPVEQLSLLDHEFKQQKLPVSLGSNILNYTEKENQDSIPMSCDVHKAEEVMSPNKNRIVESPLFHNASEKEGLVGHQNSTITNIPADPADSKEPSKTGVNLIKTDGKVTAPGYTSSGFHERAKDQEHNNHPGNELDSKMLMEQGNVESNSGAQICGQSAGVIQCIVKTDHPRSVSAVVPPGGASTAQSPLLSSPLVSYPQQDVQQNNLPSSQDPWQAQPAMSTNQMLQYHYHQQQLAQQHYQQHMQLQHQYINQQQYQQLNQQHLQLLPQQYYGQDQHQITYYEHFHQQLQQHHYYQQNQQLQQAQHPHQLQELDYHINQQGYQQQVATQGQQIPLLQYQQHQQAYQHFHQQQSHGGHLHVPEHLHQQDEQLHKQQEVSSGQTMSAEQQVPKNAPPNHDVASESTKSPHLQGQSPHN, from the exons ATGGAATATGAGAAGAATGACCACATTGCAGTAGAGAAACTATCAGGTCCTTCTGCAGCGATAAACATATCTGGGGATGAAATCTCTCTTGTCATCAAGGATTTGCTGGGTTCTTCTGATAAATTCCTCAGGTGCAAGGCACTGGATAGATATAGATCTATTGGTGAAGAATTCTACCAGGAGTCATGTAACTTGAACGAAAAAATAAAATGCTTTGAGACAAATATAAAAAGGCGATTTTTTTGTGTTACTCCTATTGGCGatgatcaaataaataattggcATCTCTATCTTGATTTTGTGGAGAAACAAGAAAATTTGGACTGG GCTGTAAGGTTGTATGAGAGGTGCTTAATATCTTGCGCGAATTACCCTGAATTCTGGATGCGTTATGTTGACTTCCTGGAATCGAAAGGAGGTCGTGAGCTGGCTATCTCTGCTCTAGACCGggcaacaaatttttttttgaag AACGTGCCAGATATCCATCTATTCAGTGCAAGGTTTAAGGAGCACCTAGGAGATGTGAATGGTGCTCGTGCTTCATTGCAGCAGTGTGATGCAAAAACTGATTcctgtttttttgaaaaagttgTAACAGAAGCAAACATGGAAAGACGTCTG GGAAATTTAGCTAAAGCTTCTACTGCATATGAAGAAGCGCTGAAAACAGCAAAAGAGAAGCAGAAGAGTCACGTTCTTCCCAGGCTGTATTCTCACTATTCCCGATTCACCTTCATG ATAACAGGTAGTGCAGATGCTGCTAGAAATATACTAATCAATGGTGTAAAACAATTACCTAATTGCAGATTCCTTTTCGAG GAATTGATAAATTTTGCAATGACCCATGAAGGGTCAAGCCAAGTGAGTGTGATCGAGTCAATCATATCGGATGCCATTTCTCCCGGATCAGATGAATACCATGGTTTGAATGCCAAAGATCGAGAGGTTATATCGTGCTTGTTCTTAGAG TTTGTGAATCTTTGTGGAACTGTACACGATGTGATGAAGGCATGGAACCGTCATATTAGCTTATTTCCGCAGTTCCTAAGGAGTGAGCCATATAAACACTTTGCATCAGGCAGTTTTTTGTTGAACATGGACCAGCTTCAAGTTGAACAAGATCCGGTGAATCGTGAAACCGACCCTACCCAGGTTATGGAAACACTGTCACCTAAGAAGGACTACCACAATGGCAAGGAAACAGCAGTATCGGTGTATACCAAAGTTATTATTCCTTCTGACAAGGATGTGTCACAAGGCAATGAGTCCATGGATGGTTTGTTATGTCAATCAAGAGAAGAGGGAAAAGGACCAGTGGATGTAAGCGAAAAATTAGCCCTGTCCAATGAGAATGTTTTGATCTCACATGATTCAGTCCATGATTTCTCTTGCCATTCTACAGTAGAAAAACCTGGACCTATGATTGTTTCTGCTGAGATCATTGACCAGTCCGCAAAGCAAGCTTTGACCACATGTGAGCTGGCTAATGAGTTTGGtaagtcatcaaaaacaactGATCCTGTTGAACAACTTAGCCTGTTGGATCATGAGTTCAAACAGCAGAAGCTGCCTGTTTCTTTGGGAAGTAATATCTTAAATTACACCGAAAAGGAAAATCAGGACTCAATCCCCATGTCTTGCGATGTGCATAAAGCTGAGGAAGTTATGTCTCCAAATAAAAATCGGATTGTTGAATCTCCACTCTTTCATAATGCATCAGAAAAAGAGGGATTGGTGGGTCATCAGAACAGTACGATAACAAATATACCTGCAGATCCTGCAGATTCAAAAGAGCCTTCTAAAACTGGTGTAAACTTGATTAAGACAGATGGCAAAGTCACAGCTCCTGGATATACTAGTTCAGGGTTTCATGAGCGGGCAAAAGATCAAGAGCACAATAATCATCCAGGCAATGAATTGGACAGCAAGATGCTGATGGAGCAAGGAAATGTTGAATCAAATTCGGGGGCGCAAATCTGTGGCCAGTCAGCAGGGGTTATTCAGTGTATTGTGAAAACTGACCATCCCAGGTCAGTGAGTGCGGTGGTTCCACCAGGTGGTGCATCTACTGCACAATCTCCTCTACTGTCCTCTCCACTGGTCTCTTATCCTCAACAAGATGTCCAACAAAACAATCTACCAAGCAGTCAGGATCCTTGGCAAGCCCAACCGGCCATGTCCACAAACCAGATGCTACAGTATCATTACCATCAGCAGCAGTTGGCGCAACAACACTATCAGCAGCATATGCAACTGCAACACCAGTATATAAACCAGCAACAGTATCAACAGCTGAATCAGCAGCATTTGCAGCTGTTGCCTCAGCAATATTATGGCCAGGATCAGCATCAGATAACATACTATGAACATTTTCATCAACAATTGCAACAACATCATTATTACCAGCAAAATCAACAATTACAGCAAGCTCAGCATCCTCATCAACTTCAGGAGCTTGACTACCATATAAATCAACAAGGATATCAGCAACAAGTTGCAACACAAGGACAACAGATACCTCTCCTGCAATACCAACAACATCAACAAGCTTATCAGCATTTCCATCAGCAACAATCACATGGAGGGCATCTCCACGTTCCCGAACACCTTCATCAGCAGGATGAACAACTGCATAAACAACAAGAAGTCAGTTCAGGACAAACTATGAGCGCAGAGCAACAG GTTCCTAAAAATGCCCCACCAAATCATGATGTTGCATCTGAATCGACTAAATCTCCACATTTGCAAGGCCAATCTCCACATAATTAA